Proteins from one Corallococcus exiguus genomic window:
- a CDS encoding TFIIB-type zinc ribbon-containing protein — MSDLSPDKPSHNEDDYFAREEIEAKRKLALQQSHEMAAQQRESLKQLHYMKCPKCGMDLQTLKQGDVELESCFNCHGVWLDAGELEQVIKQHGHEGSGKVMNAVLNLFKRTPPSP, encoded by the coding sequence ATGTCCGACCTGAGCCCCGACAAGCCCTCCCACAACGAAGACGACTACTTCGCGCGCGAGGAGATTGAAGCCAAGCGCAAGCTGGCCCTCCAGCAGTCCCACGAGATGGCCGCCCAGCAGCGCGAGTCGCTCAAGCAGCTGCACTACATGAAGTGCCCCAAGTGCGGCATGGACCTGCAGACGCTGAAGCAGGGGGACGTGGAGCTGGAGAGCTGCTTCAACTGCCACGGCGTCTGGCTGGACGCGGGCGAGCTGGAGCAGGTCATCAAGCAGCACGGCCACGAGGGCAGCGGCAAGGTGATGAACGCCGTCCTCAACCTGTTCAAGCGCACGCCGCCGTCCCCGTAG
- the gatA gene encoding Asp-tRNA(Asn)/Glu-tRNA(Gln) amidotransferase subunit GatA, whose product MSSLTDLSMLELAAKLASREVSSVEATQASLQRIAQVDPKVRAFLRVDEPGALKSAEASDARRKAGSPLSALDGVPVGLKDIFLTEGVETTCASRVLEGFVPPYDATVVRLLKEAGLPLVGKLNMDEFAMGSSNESSAYFPTHNPWDLTRTPGGSSGGSAAAVAAREVFGALGTDTGGSIRQPAALTNTVGLKPTYGRVSRYGVIAFASSLDQPGPMARTVGDTAALFQLIARHDPLDSTSADVETPDCLTGLEDGVRGLKLGVPREYFAEGMDPEVAGTLRASLEELEKLGATLVDVSLPHTKYALATYYLLASSEASSNLARYDGIRYGQRAKDARGLKELYTQTRGQGFGAEVKRRIMLGTYALSAGYYDAYYLRAQKVRTLIREDFTKVFQQVDAIVSPTSPVPAFKLGAKVDDPLSMYLMDVYTLPCNLAGLPGLSVPCGFTQAGLPIGMQLLGRPFDEARLLRIARAFEREHDFFRRAAPV is encoded by the coding sequence ATGTCGTCGCTCACCGACCTGTCGATGCTGGAGCTGGCGGCGAAGCTGGCTTCGCGAGAGGTGTCCTCCGTGGAGGCCACCCAGGCGAGCCTCCAGCGCATCGCCCAGGTGGACCCGAAGGTGCGCGCCTTCCTGCGCGTGGACGAGCCCGGGGCGCTGAAGTCCGCCGAGGCCAGTGACGCGCGCCGCAAGGCGGGCAGCCCGCTGAGCGCGCTGGACGGCGTGCCCGTGGGCCTCAAGGACATCTTCCTCACGGAGGGCGTGGAGACCACCTGCGCCTCGCGCGTCCTGGAGGGCTTCGTCCCGCCCTACGACGCCACCGTGGTGCGCCTGCTGAAAGAGGCGGGCCTGCCGCTCGTGGGCAAGCTGAACATGGACGAGTTCGCCATGGGCTCGTCCAACGAGTCGAGCGCGTACTTCCCCACCCACAACCCATGGGACCTGACGCGCACGCCGGGCGGTTCGTCCGGTGGCTCTGCGGCGGCGGTGGCGGCGCGGGAGGTGTTCGGCGCGCTGGGCACCGACACGGGCGGCTCCATCCGCCAGCCCGCGGCGCTCACCAACACCGTGGGGCTCAAGCCCACGTATGGACGGGTGTCTCGCTACGGCGTCATCGCCTTCGCCTCGTCGTTGGATCAGCCGGGCCCCATGGCTCGCACGGTGGGGGACACCGCGGCGCTCTTCCAGCTCATCGCGCGGCATGATCCGCTGGACTCCACCTCCGCGGACGTGGAGACGCCGGACTGCCTCACGGGGCTGGAGGACGGGGTGCGGGGCCTCAAGCTGGGCGTGCCTCGCGAGTACTTCGCGGAGGGCATGGACCCGGAGGTGGCGGGCACGCTGCGCGCGTCGCTGGAGGAGCTGGAGAAGCTGGGCGCGACGCTGGTGGACGTGTCCCTGCCTCACACGAAGTACGCGCTGGCGACGTACTACCTGCTGGCCTCTTCGGAAGCGTCCAGCAACCTGGCCCGCTACGACGGCATCCGCTACGGGCAGCGGGCGAAGGACGCGCGCGGGCTCAAGGAGCTGTACACGCAGACGCGTGGGCAGGGCTTCGGCGCGGAGGTGAAGCGCCGCATCATGCTGGGCACCTACGCGCTGTCCGCCGGCTACTACGACGCGTACTACCTGCGCGCGCAGAAGGTCCGCACGCTCATCCGCGAGGACTTCACGAAGGTGTTCCAGCAGGTGGACGCCATCGTGTCGCCCACGTCGCCGGTGCCGGCGTTCAAGCTGGGCGCGAAGGTGGACGACCCGCTGTCCATGTACCTGATGGACGTCTACACGCTGCCGTGCAACCTGGCGGGCCTGCCCGGCCTGTCCGTGCCGTGCGGCTTCACGCAGGCGGGGCTGCCCATCGGCATGCAGCTGTTGGGGCGCCCCTTCGACGAGGCCCGCCTGCTCCGCATCGCCCGCGCGTTCGAGCGCGAGCACGACTTCTTCCGCCGCGCCGCCCCCGTCTAG
- the gatB gene encoding Asp-tRNA(Asn)/Glu-tRNA(Gln) amidotransferase subunit GatB, with product MPLSDFQTVIGLEVHAQLLTQSKIFCGCSTAFGAEPNHHTCPVCLGMPGVLPVLNQRVVEYAVRTGLALGCTVKATSVWSRKNYFYPDLPKGYQITQYDQPICEWGELVIDTPSGEKTVRVRRIHLEEDAGKSVHDAAASAGQSLVDLNRAGVPLMEIVSEPDLRDADEAVEYLKVLRDVLVYLGVNDGNLEEGSFRCDANVSVMPKGSTTYGQRCELKNLNSFRFLKQAIEYEAARQVDVLESGGKVDQETRLWDVNKGVTRSMRSKEDAHDYRYFPEPDLPPLLVSDALRDSQRQSLPELPRAKRTRFMSEYGLPAYDARILTAERPLADFFEACAKHVSDAKKLSNWFLGELSRLLKEEGTPISALRFTPAQLGELLATVEKGTVSANAGKDVLGEMFRTGRQPADIIAEKGLAQVSDVGAVEAVVDDILAKNVGEVEKYKAGKKSVYGFFVGQVMKAMKGKGNPGLVNELLKKKLGE from the coding sequence ATGCCCCTGAGCGACTTCCAGACGGTCATCGGCCTCGAGGTCCACGCGCAGCTGCTCACGCAGTCGAAAATCTTCTGCGGCTGCTCCACCGCGTTCGGCGCCGAGCCCAACCACCACACCTGCCCGGTGTGCCTGGGCATGCCCGGCGTGCTGCCGGTGCTCAACCAGCGCGTGGTGGAGTACGCGGTGCGCACGGGCCTGGCGCTCGGGTGCACGGTGAAGGCCACGAGCGTGTGGAGCCGGAAGAACTACTTCTATCCGGACCTGCCCAAGGGCTATCAAATCACCCAGTATGATCAGCCCATCTGCGAGTGGGGCGAGCTGGTCATCGACACGCCCTCGGGTGAGAAGACGGTGCGCGTGCGGCGCATCCACCTGGAGGAGGACGCGGGCAAGAGCGTGCACGACGCGGCCGCGTCCGCGGGGCAGAGCCTGGTGGACCTGAACCGCGCGGGCGTGCCGCTGATGGAGATCGTCAGCGAGCCGGACCTGCGCGATGCCGACGAGGCGGTGGAGTACCTCAAGGTGCTGCGCGACGTGCTGGTGTACCTGGGCGTCAACGACGGCAACCTGGAGGAGGGCAGCTTCCGCTGCGACGCCAACGTGTCGGTGATGCCCAAGGGCTCCACCACGTACGGGCAGCGGTGTGAGTTGAAGAACCTCAACTCGTTCCGCTTCCTCAAGCAGGCCATCGAGTACGAGGCCGCGCGGCAGGTGGACGTCCTCGAGTCCGGCGGCAAGGTGGACCAGGAGACGCGCCTCTGGGACGTGAACAAGGGCGTCACCCGGTCCATGCGCTCCAAGGAGGACGCGCACGACTACCGCTACTTCCCGGAGCCGGACCTGCCGCCGCTCCTCGTATCGGACGCGCTGCGGGACTCGCAGCGGCAGTCGCTGCCGGAGCTGCCGCGCGCCAAGCGCACGCGCTTCATGAGCGAGTACGGCCTGCCGGCCTACGACGCGCGCATCCTCACCGCCGAGCGCCCGCTGGCGGACTTCTTCGAGGCCTGCGCGAAGCACGTCTCCGACGCGAAGAAGCTCTCCAACTGGTTCCTGGGTGAGCTGAGCCGCCTGCTCAAGGAGGAGGGCACGCCCATCTCCGCGCTGCGCTTCACCCCGGCGCAGCTGGGCGAGCTGCTGGCCACGGTGGAGAAGGGCACGGTGTCCGCGAACGCGGGGAAGGACGTGCTCGGGGAGATGTTCCGCACGGGCCGCCAGCCCGCGGACATCATCGCGGAGAAGGGGCTCGCGCAGGTCAGCGATGTGGGCGCCGTGGAGGCGGTGGTGGACGACATCCTCGCGAAGAACGTGGGCGAGGTGGAGAAGTACAAGGCCGGCAAGAAGAGCGTGTACGGCTTCTTCGTGGGCCAGGTGATGAAGGCCATGAAGGGCAAGGGCAACCCCGGCCTCGTCAACGAACTGCTCAAGAAGAAGCTGGGCGAGTAG
- the gatC gene encoding Asp-tRNA(Asn)/Glu-tRNA(Gln) amidotransferase subunit GatC, with the protein MALTLEQVRHVATLSRLSLTPQEEERYATQLSAVLDAVAELEALDISQVEPTSHATLASSLLREDVLRPSLPPEAGLANAPAKVGTAFAVPKILE; encoded by the coding sequence ATGGCCCTCACGCTCGAGCAGGTCCGGCACGTGGCCACCCTGTCGCGGCTGTCGCTGACGCCGCAAGAGGAGGAGCGCTACGCCACCCAGCTGTCCGCGGTCCTGGACGCGGTGGCGGAGCTGGAAGCGCTCGACATAAGCCAGGTGGAGCCCACCTCCCACGCGACGCTCGCGTCCTCGCTGTTGCGCGAGGACGTGCTGCGTCCGTCACTGCCCCCGGAAGCAGGGCTCGCCAACGCGCCGGCGAAGGTGGGCACCGCCTTCGCGGTCCCGAAGATCCTGGAGTAG